Part of the Cyprinus carpio isolate SPL01 chromosome A1, ASM1834038v1, whole genome shotgun sequence genome is shown below.
tattatgtgttataaTCCTATCAAGACACAAACACTGAAAGCATCAGTACAAATGGACTCACTAGGATCATGTGGCTGCCACTGCTGGTATGTGTTTCCCCAGCCCTGAGGATACTGACCGCCAGGAGGACCCCCGctgcagacagacagaacaactgaACATGAGCAAACAATGCCTGCAAAGTCAAACATTAACCCTTTCCCTGAAGCCGAGTTCCCGTTAAAGCACTACTGACTGTGGTGGTCCACCAGGGGGTCCGGGCTGGTAGGGGTTCGGGTTGTAGGGGCCCATGGGTCCAGCGGGGCCCGGCCCACCCGGTCCAGGTCCAACAGGGCACAGAGGACCCTACGAGGAGAAGCAGACCAGTTAAAACCAGCAAACACATCAAGATAAAGCACAAAAGTGGTGTTTATTGTACCTCGATCTTGTCCTCGATCAGCTGTTTGGCGTGGTCGATCTGCTGAGGAGATCCCCGGATGGTAAACAGTTTGAAGTTGGGGTCACCGTTGGGCGGCGGCTGGCGCGAGATCTCCACGAAGGCGCCGGTCTGCTGGTTGATGGCCTTCACATTCTCGCCGCCTCGGCCGATCACCAGACCGCATTTGTGGGCAGGGATCGAAAAGGTCATCTCACCGCCAGGTGGGCCCCAGTTTCCTGGGCCACGCCCCCTGCCACGCCCACCCGGAGGCATGCCTGTGCCCGGAGGTCCGGGGGGACCCTGATGGACAGAACAGAGATTAACCAGAGCAACCAAACACAGATGGAATCAGTCAGAAAAATGGAACTAGCTATAGAACACAATGTCAGTGAATTTGGCAAATTTaggaaaaatgaatcaaaattagGGCTGTACACAGCGATATGAACTAGTGCCTGTGACTTAAACCGCAAAAAGACCACTTTTAAGCTTCTCTGTGTGAATAAGTAGCATGGTTTACACAATCTCAAACACGTGTGTGGTGATCTCACACAGAAAATCAACGTCTTCACAACAATCCCATAAAATAAGTTCAGTTTAACtggttattgttaatattaatattgtttaaatgttaatattgcaTAGTAGAATGTAATAATACCACAACTCGCATCATAAAAATAAGATTcttcatttcaatatttcaattaaaacaaCTTATTATTGTAAGTGTTAAACCtagtttaaaaatagttttaagataatattaatatttattattaatatttaaattaattaaacatgctttttggttattaaaattaagcattaaaacagaacctaaacatttttttttaaagggaagacaatttgtaaaaaaaataaataaataaaaaagttaaacaaatgtattactttttaaatatatactttttttcaaataattagacatgctttttaattactaaaatgtaaaatttaaataagagaaaatttgcaaaactgaatttgtgaaagaaaaaaaaaacacctctgagGTGAGGTGTATCGGATATATATTCAGAATAATGTGTGCCTCACTCACCCCTCCTCCTTCCTCTCGGACTCGGATGCTCTGCAGGAGGTCATTGATGATACTGGCTGCGTGTTCGCAGCGGTCCGGAGGACCCATTATGTGAGCGATCTTATCTGGACCGCTACCGTCATCTACAGAGAGAAGAAATATGATGTTATGCActataatttcataaaacattGAGTTTAGTCAGAACCTGATAGTCCAAACAAACCTGGTTTAAACTGTATCCTCACACCAGCATCATTCTGAATCTTCTTGATCATCTCTCCGCTTCGGCCAATCACGACGCCCACAGAGTGACGCGGAACAGGCACCTGTCCAATCAGAATGAGACGACATCGAACTCACTTCAAATGGCAATGTAACGAAAAGGATTAAACCAATCACGCACCTCAATTCCTCCCCCTATTTGAGAGCCGTACTCATTTCTGTCGAAGCCAGGATGATCCCGCTCTCGCAGAATCTCCTGCACCATTTCACGCGCTTGCTAGAGAAAGACATGACACACAGACCCTGAGCGGCAGAATCTAAACAGGCTTGTTAGAGGTACAACAGGTTATagaagagaagaaaagacaaAATAAGGAATGGAAACGGgtgagagaagaggagaaatggAGAAAACGCTCACACCTGGACTTTGTAAGGATCTCCAATGATGCGCAAAGGTTTGTCCATGTTTTGCCCCTGAGAAGCGTCCTGAATCAAAATCATCTTCACGCCAGCTCGctcctgaaacacaaacacattcatatgTAAGACAAGAGAAGCTGACTACAAACTGCCTGTTAATgttcaaaatgtatacatttcaagaaatgattagtaaaaaaaaaaaaaaaaaacctaatagcGTTTACAACTTTTGACCTTAATACATAGATAATATAAATGGATAATATAAACACTGTAATAGTTACTATAGTTCATAAGTTTAAgatcaattatatatattgttttcttatgctcactaaggctgcatttttttatcaataaacggtaaaattgtgaaattactacaatttaaaataatttttctatttgaatatattttaaaatgtaatttattcctgatcaaagctgaattttcagcatcattagcatcacatgatccttcagaattctctctaatatgctgatttgctgcttagggaacatttctgattattatcaatcttggaaacagttctgctgctgaatatttctgtggaaaataattttctcCAGGATTCTcggatgaatagaaaattcaaaagaatagcatttatttgaaaaaaatcttgtgtagcattataaatgtaactttagatcaaattaatgcatccctgccaaataaaagcattaatttcttaagtAAATAAGCTCAAACCAGGAACAATCCTCAAGGCAAAAGTCTCTCTGCACTCACACAGGCACAAACTCTACCTGCAGCTGTTTAATGGTCTCTCCTCCTTTGCCGATGATGAGCCCCGCTTTCCCTGCAGGAATGATCATTTCCTGCATGTGGCCGCTCCCATTGGTCGACTCGTGGAAGGAGGGCGGAGTGCCCCGCCCCCGAGAGACGATGTCATCCAGCAGCATTTTGGCCTTTCTGCATGGACAGGGTCAAAAGGTCAAAACACCAACAAACAGAGCCGCAGTGCAGTTAAACATGTGAGTAAGCTCAAACATACTGGATGGCTTCAGGGCCGCCGGTGAGAGACACACTCCTGTCTGGAAGACCGCCGctgtctaaacacacacaaaatttataaatgcaaatatcaaaaacaaaggAAAGAAGTGCCCACTTGATTCTTTAGAAGCAGTGTTTGACTCACCTGGAGCAATCTGAACTTTACAGCCAGACTCCTGCTGGATCTTGTTGATCTGCTCTCCACCCCGACCAAtgactacaaacaaacaaacaaacatcattcACTGACTGGATAATAGTAATAAACAAACCAACTTTATCTCAACCTCCAGCAGAAGGGTGAATCTCAAAGAACACATTCAGATCCATGTTTCAAACCcccaatattattataaatatacatatacatttatatacagagatgaataaaaaaaatatacacactaaagatattacattatataatatacacataatatagCAAGAAtacttaaattttatatatttttatttcattaaatatgaactgtattaaatatgaatgtaatttaatatataatatgcattttattattaaaatgttaattacagactctatgaaaataaacatttaacactatattatactataaaaataacaatttattaattatggattatgcatattataattataatttataatgtaacaaaggCTCAATataatttgcttgtttttaaattgtataacttaattttataattattttaaaaatatgcaatttgtatGTACATTAATACACTagtaattaaaatcataaagtaaacaagttttttttcttttttatttggcaATATGACCCTGATTCATGTTTaaccccctcaaaaaaaaaaaaaaaatgtatttttttatatatatatatatatatatatatatatatatatatatatatatatatatatatatatatatatatatatatatatatagggctccagacaaaaaaaataaaaatgaaaattaatttacaaaatatcaatcAAGGAGCCTGTGGCTCCTATAGGAAACAAAATTAGGaaccaaattatatttttaagtgccacagaataagtgttttattcacccccccccctcctttttttaaccctttaacctctcagtcatactgtcatgtgtttatgtctcatcttttttgtctttattagcattttaatccatcttgtagacgtcctgggaactaaggttcacttaaagtgcaaactaaatgtcttttccagatTGAGaactatatatatttgattattacacagaatctgtgccaATATCATGGATTATTTCAGCATGACTTGGCCATTGAGTGTAGCTCtggctcctcctcaatgcatcctataAATGTTGTCATATGTCCCGCACACATTCATTCTGGTTTTCTTCATTAGTAACAAGCAATTATATAAGAgatgttgaattttattttttagctccaTATATTCTTTCTTATCAAGtggacaacaggttaagtaaaaatatgagtATGCAATATAGTGCATACATTtggcaaaatgctcctctttatagttatttttttctatctGACTAATGAGCTTATGGAAGCCGAATAGTTATTCTGATATAAATTTACTTACATgttttccgcagtttgaaacTCTGAATTTCAACTTACTTTCAGTTAGATGTACTGTAGGCTCTTATAATATACCCATTGATGTTCATGTTTATTACATACTATAGCAGTAAAGAGAAAGATATGATGAGTTCATGTCCCGCTTAAACTAcgcagtatttattttatgtttaaatttcattatgaattttgCCGAATTTTAAAGTGCATCCTTTGTTTATTAACAGGCAAcagagcacaaagcttattgtaaTTATTGGACATCAAGTGCGCTACAAATAATAAAGTTCACGCATCAACAGAACACAGCATTTAGACTAAGATCTTAATTACAAGAAACCATATTAGAATTGATTATaaatgagaattgttaacgatattgctaatatccacacagctgacagctttacctgttgaagtttgttcaagttgtgcatgaAATAGACCCTGCCTTTCTGCACTTTTACTTCGCACGTCCCAGTCATTTTCGATCTCTCTCATGCTGCCACAACTGGAGCTGCTTTAAGCAGGTGTGCCGTCAGCGCTGGTGTTCAGCAGAGATGAGGACCATTTTTCCTCTAAAACTTTGAtgtgcatcgtctcagtttattACGTCAACATAAATgatgtgatcgcaaaacaatcaggaaaaaaggcattacatgcaaatttttaaatcataacatgATGCAATTGCGACCGTTTTAGgcacagtctggagccctgtaaatataaatatatataaatgagggctttttttctttttgatttgcCAATATGACCCCctcattcatattatttattcattatatatatatatatatatatttttttttttttttttttttggtaatatataatacatagtataacaaaaataatcttaagtcatacaaatatacattaaatacacgtctttaaataaaatatattttattgaatgttaattatatgtgcatgtgtgtatttaacaACAtactataacatttttattataatagaattTAATTATGTATGTTGCATATAACTTGTAATATAGTAAATgctgaatatcttttttttaaactgtataacttgattactttcatattttattttttaaataatatacaatttatatgttCATTAATACACTACTagtaatgaattaaaaacatacaatgaataagaatgtgtattttttttgatttgtcaAGAAATGCCCCTGACTGAGATTCACACAGGAGAGCTTGAGTGTGGACCAGTGCATGATGGGTAGTGTGAACTTACTGAGCCCAACCATGCCGTCAGGGACTCTGTACTCTTCTGTGATAGATGAGGGACGTACActacagaaagacaaaaacaaacacaacagtcAGGAAAAGTAACAGCAGACTAATACGTTCAGTTCTTGGTAACCTGTGGCTGGGACGAAACCCTTTTTAGAAAAgttgtcattatattatattatattatattatatagtcatCTTTAGTCGCTGAACCACGTCTCACAGTGTTTTGAGTGTCGTGCCATGTGTTACATATTGACAGCACCACATTAAAAATagtccaacttttttttttttggcttaacaCATCTGATGGAGTCAGTGGAAACCGAAACCATTCTAGTATACAGGCCTGTGTAGTTATTCGTGCCTTCTCCAATGCTCAGATCTGAGATCTGTTTTAATGACTCAGATGACGCTAACAGCTCTGATCAGAGCACACATGAGGACCGTCTTACCTCTGCTGGGAAAGGGCAGCCAGCTGGGCTCCGATAGCTGTGGATGAGAAAGGGATAAAATCACTGCTCTAAATATACACAGACATTTGCTTTGAGTTGCTtaagtgtgtgtgggggtgtgtttacacgagttaaaacaacaacaacaaaaaagccaaGATAGTCGTACACAGGGCTGAGCCATTGTCTCTGTCAGATGCCATCTTCTTACTTTCAGGCTGATCTGAGGGGAAAAACACAAGAACAGCTCAAAAACCGTCTCAGGAGAGTGGGACGGACAGATCCAGAGCCGCCGTACCTCCGTCCTCCAGCGATCGCTTCGGGGCAGCGAAGGGGTAACTCTCCGCTCCGCCGTTATTGCTCATGGAGGGACCGCTGACGTCTCCGCCGATCTTTGCTGCTATCTggagaacacaaaaacacaagttatgataaaaacaccacatctATACAGCAAAATCAGCATGAAGTTAGTACACGAACCAAGAACACTATACAGTACTATTTTTAAATAGCACGATGATACTTTTAATTGCTCGtcacattatacatttattgcatttatgcattgcaatatatacactactgttcaaaagtttagggtcacgtcgtaataaaatatcacatttttacaattcaaaataattgtttttatatttgtatatattgtaaaatgtaatttactcgagtcttcagtgtcacatgatcttcacaaatcattctaatatgctgatttgctaattaagaattattattaccACCATTAATGTTACAcggtgcttttatttttatttttttgtacaaacaCAATTGTTTTGCATGGAATTCTTTGAAATACCTGAGGAAAACAATGTGAAAACATGGTAAACAAACAAGGCCAAAGATCAGTGCAACGCTATATGAAAAGCACCATTGCATATCTATCCAAAACCATTGCTGTACCCTAGTAACTGCCACAAATTGAGTACGCAACTCTGTTTTTACCATGATACCATGGTGCTAGCATGTTTAAAACACCAATAATACAATGCTACTAGCACTGAGCATGTCTGAATACACGGAACTATTTGTTAGAGTACCAAAGGAAAAACAATACCATTTTAAAAcgatgtttttggacatttacaaGGGTAGCACCATGTTACTACGGTAACGTAAGCTGAATGTAATATAATTTGATATGTTACGACGCTAAACACCAAAGCACCGTATAATCACCACGTGCTAGCATTTCCGTACCGCATTCGTTTGTAATGGCAAATATTTCTCAGATATCGTTAGTCGAAATCTCGGCTCATACTAGCAGGTAATAGTCGCGCACACCGGCTCATGTGCCCGCGGCCCCGCGCGCTGACCCACAAACGCGGCCCGCCGCTCCCGCAGTGCGGATCACTCACCTGCCGGGCGCGCTGTACCGCGTCGGCGAACGCGTCTTTCTTGAGTCCACCGGCTCCTAGAGCCGCTCCGGCCCCGGGCGGAGGCACCGCGCTGTATTCAGACATGTTGTCCGTGCGGAGGGGTGAAGTGTGCGGGATACGGCGGGGAGGTCTAGGCCGGGCGGAGGTGCGCAGACGCGGGAAGACAAGCGAGACAAACGCATGGGAGGGACAAAAGGCCTGCGGGTCTGTAAGCGGTCTCCTATAGGCGTTCTTAATGAGTGGCTGTTGCATTGACCAATCAGAAGGAGGCTGGAGGCGGGCGTACTGTGAGTATTGGATCCAGTACTGAGAGGTGACGAAAAGACGGAGGGCTGACCAAACGCACAGGGAGCCAATCAGCGCTCAGGAGCGCATGAACTAGACCAATGAGGTTCAAGAAAACGCGGATTGACATGATGGACGTTTGATTCAGCGTATAGGCTCTTAGGAACTTTTTATCTTGGTGGTTATATTCTGCTGCTCACTgcatttttttggcatttttatggGTTAGTGTGTGAAATACAGTTTCCGTAGAGCAGAGAcatacggaagttctaagcggccatccattataatttttttcctttttgttttctcgttataacgacttaattttctcgttatctcgacataacgaagttcgttttctcgttataacgacttaattttctcgttatctcgacataacgaagttcgttttctcgttataacgacttaattttctcgttatctcgacataacgaaagtttgttttctcgttataacgacatgaaagttttactgttgctatagtaatgaactcaactttgacaggcatctgatggacagccatgcaggcgctcttactgtagcctatagtttcagcaaattttgcttcgcctaggtaataataacgtctacaatactgcataaataaaggctgatcaatcacactgttgattttttccagagacagtacaacgaacgttttttttttgtaattaacatgtttaaatggcaacaccgcgccattagagctgcttggattaaactcacttttaattttccctttatatgaaataaaattatatataatttgtaatttgtagtagtcattatgtggcagatatcatgtgtgttataagcttctgtttgaaaagagcgttcatgtgcgtgtagtgtatgtgtgtgtgtgtagaaaaaaaccattacaacattacagaacaaaactgaattaaattagcctatggatcttacatatacatcacatttctcatcaatatggttaacaataaagattagtaataaggaaaagaagcacatcagcctacatcgttaaatcccgtcgtactgtagataaacagaacatctccgcttattaactacctaatcattaaattaaaattaaatttaaatgaatcatgagcctaaaagaagcacaatataatatatattggtgcaaacagaatacagtgatgtcaaccttggttttgataagcagttattgatgaaacagaatgcgttggtgaaactcatgcatctagcaggacttaatacacaaaatattcatattgattcaagcatttaacatttatgaattaattaaatgtcagtaataaacaagactgcacaaattatagcgatcacgaggaaggtccgcgtacagtaaagtggatagtatacaacaccccatcagttatattcaggtctatagtgccacctgctggcgcagttttttgtaaattcttagagaaaattaagtcgttataacgagaaaacgaacttcgttatgtcgagataacgagaaaattaagtcgttataacgagaaaacaaaaagaaaaaaaattataatgcatggccgcttagaacttccgtagagACATGAGCTGGTGTTATAATGATGATAAAGATCTTCAGTGAAGACTGTactgtttaatttcatttcatttcatttacataCATTCTCTTGCATGCATTCAGTAATACACGGAAgaacagcaaaaatatataatcaccaTAAATTataagtattcatttttttttgttaacatcaaaataagaccaataataatgtCTGCATACAAAACCACTGGGAGTTAGGACCTTTTTTTCCCTTCACAATTCCCACACTAATTGTGGGAAAATTTTGCAGAATGGatgtaaacatggtaaatatttCAAACtagcttttagttttagtaaattactatttttgttaaATAGCCAGTGTCTTGTCACAGCTGAATCAAGGGGagggacattctcattctagagGATACACTCCATGAGTGCAGGATGATGTCATCAATATTTTGGGTCTGTTTACCCAGAAGAGAAAGACTGGAACATTTGAATGCATGTATATCTGCTAAAAGTTGGTGTTGTGAACATTTAATAGTGCAGTAGCATATGGGTGTGCTAATGGACCacctaaaagaaacaaaaacccaATTTTGAGACTTGAACCTGTGTAGAATTTTGTGAACAAATGATGTTTGAATTCTAGCGCAGATTCcattttggaatctttattttattgtaacacATCTGAATTTCAACTCAGTGATAAAATACAGAGCACACTGACCTAGAAGTGACTCCATCaaaaagtctttctttcttttttgctttgttccgagtcaaaaatcacaaaacaaacactcttTCTCCCATCCGTGAGTCCATAAGGCTTACAAACCGTAGGCTACAGTACCTCATTGAGGAGGACAGCATATAAATTGAACTCCAAGGCTGCGTCCCAATTCAGATAGCTACACTACACACTGAAAATACACAGTAAAAGTACTTCTGAGTTTCTAGTACGCCAGTGTTGGCTCATTAATTGTTTATCAATAGCACTTATCGACTGTTTGCTTGTTAGTGTTAGTATCTAGCTAAAAATCAGATACAGAACACTTAAAAAATGCTGTGGCAACTTCTGCCTTGCATTTTCTGGTACTTTTCTTTACCTGAAACAGTTGAAGAAAACCTTCACAAACTTTACACTGGTTTGGGGGCAacattagctgaaaaaaaaaaaaaacacgtgcaTGGACGCATGCTGGAAAATCACTagaaaaatatgcaatttgcCATACTAATCTGAAAGTCTTATTCATGAAACACTATTCAGGTTGCATAATATGCAAATTGGGACGCAGTGCAGGATTTTAGGATCatttaaagaattagttcacccaaaaatgaaaacgtgctgaaaatttactcaatctcaggccgtccaagatgtagatgagtttgtttcttcatcagatttgagaaatgtagcattgcatcacttgctcaccaatgggtcctctgcagtgaatgggtgccgtcagaatgagagtccaaacagctgataaaaacatcacaataatacacaagtaatccacaccactctagtccatcagttaatgtctggtgaagtgaaaagctgtgtgtaacaaacaaatccatctaaagacattttaactttaacctgtcacttctggtcaaaatatcagtccataatccataattcaCTTCCTCCAGTGAATAAGTGATCTCCTGTTGTCTCCCACATCAAAATTcgcccacatatttgtttagagctgtttttgactgttttgtcttgtaaacggtgcttgatctgtgcatatttctctcctgattcagaccagtcCACtgttcactggaggaagcgttattatggacttgtattttagctgtgGTTTAGCAACAGtttaaaggtaaaataataataataataataatggatttgttttttttacacacagcttttcacttcacaagacgttaactgatggactggagtggtgtggattacttgtggattattgtggtgtttttatcagctgtttagactctcattctgacggcacccattcactgcagagtatacattggtgagcaagtgatgcaatgctacatttctcaaaatctgatgaagaaacaaactcatctacatcttggatggcctgagggtgagtacattctGAAGAATGATtctttttgggcgaactattcctttaaactcgAGTAAACTAATCTTTTCGTTTGGTCGGGATTTTGATTTTGGAGCACACCACAGTAGAGGAGGCGTATTACTGGACcacagctgataaaacatacaAGTTTCTCAAAACAGAGGCACTTTCAAATGTACTGTAAGTTCAAAGGGAGGACGTTAGTTTATTGGCCATTCCAATTTGGAGTTCAGTAGTGTGCACTGGGTtaaacacacacgcgcgcgcacaaaCACACAGGGTACAGTACAGCACATGctcacacagtctcacacacacaagcgTTCATTTTACCACATCCAGAGGGCCGTACCCTGTATACCTGAATATCAGGGTCCTGTTGACCAACAACACACATGAAGAGCGCATCATGAACCTCAGTAATTCAGGAAAGAGTCAGAACAGCACCTCTTAGAATCTGCATAATTCAGTGTTTGGATTCAGTTCATCGTTCTTCCTCACATCCACTGTTTTTGGTGAACATCACTCCAGTGATCGAATATATTGTAGGCTTAAATAATCAAGTCTTAGACCTTTCTTGTCCGgatatgattgttttgttttttttctacacacgCATGACCTGTCTTTCTTTCCCTCGGTCTCAGGTTCCCACTCCCAGTACTTTCCTCATGTGCTCGTAGACGACGTAGGAGATGCTGACCGCCGGGATGACCTTGAGGAAGTTGGGCGCGATCCCTCGATAGAGTCCCACCACACCCTCCTGGGCCACGATACTCCTGAAGAGGGTCAACATGGACAACTGAGGAGCTCCCTTCACTGACGCTGAGGAACCAGAAGAGGAAAAAGAATCTTAACTTCTTCTGATAACAATACATGTTCAGAATCAATGATATTTTAGTGTCAATAGTATATTGTTATGgtttcatttgcattttgaatctgttattattttaattgtggttaattttactttacatttttattagttattgcttttgtaaatatgtctgtatagttaataattttatttcaggtttagtttttctttattttgtacttctagttaaactaaatgaaaatgagaaatgttgccttagtaACTCCATtgtaaaaacagatttttcaaagCCATAAATAGAGCTAAGCtttttggagcatgttttacaagaagacaatattttattaatttttcacatattttctacttcaaaatgttatCCTTAATTCAgggttacttgccatttctttctaactgtttgtgaaattttctgaatgaaaatggtTTCTTCACCAATTTTTTAATTGTAGCTGAAATAACTtttcaattaatgtttactttaatTCAAGTAACAATCtattttgatcattttagttttagttaatactAATAACGCTGGTCAGAATTCACgtttttatgtgaattttggAATATCACTTTGAAAACACTGGatggaaatgtttaaatgtgcaaaaaatcttaaaaagtgcataattgtgtatttaataagaagaaatgcaCATAAACTATGATAGAAAtccatttactgaataaattcctcATTGc
Proteins encoded:
- the LOC109091942 gene encoding far upstream element-binding protein 2-like isoform X2, whose amino-acid sequence is MSEYSAVPPPGAGAALGAGGLKKDAFADAVQRARQIAAKIGGDVSGPSMSNNGGAESYPFAAPKRSLEDGDQPESKKMASDRDNGSALSIGAQLAALSQQSVRPSSITEEYRVPDGMVGLIIGRGGEQINKIQQESGCKVQIAPDSGGLPDRSVSLTGGPEAIQKAKMLLDDIVSRGRGTPPSFHESTNGSGHMQEMIIPAGKAGLIIGKGGETIKQLQERAGVKMILIQDASQGQNMDKPLRIIGDPYKVQQAREMVQEILRERDHPGFDRNEYGSQIGGGIEVPVPRHSVGVVIGRSGEMIKKIQNDAGVRIQFKPDDGSGPDKIAHIMGPPDRCEHAASIINDLLQSIRVREEGGGGPPGPPGTGMPPGGRGRGRGPGNWGPPGGEMTFSIPAHKCGLVIGRGGENVKAINQQTGAFVEISRQPPPNGDPNFKLFTIRGSPQQIDHAKQLIEDKIEGPLCPVGPGPGGPGPAGPMGPYNPNPYQPGPPGGPPHGGPPGGQYPQGWGNTYQQWQPHDPSKAAADHNAAWAAYYAQYYQQPAGGAMPGQTPAAQPAAPAPADQSQAAPGAAQPDYTKAWEEYYKKMAAAGGGAAPAAGGAQATGAAAAGQTDYSAAWAEYYRQQAAYYGQTGQAAGQPGGTPQGQQAQ
- the LOC109091942 gene encoding far upstream element-binding protein 2-like isoform X1; translation: MSEYSAVPPPGAGAALGAGGLKKDAFADAVQRARQIAAKIGGDVSGPSMSNNGGAESYPFAAPKRSLEDGDQPESKKMASDRDNGSALSIGAQLAALSQQSVRPSSITEEYRVPDGMVGLIIGRGGEQINKIQQESGCKVQIAPDSGGLPDRSVSLTGGPEAIQKAKMLLDDIVSRGRGTPPSFHESTNGSGHMQEMIIPAGKAGLIIGKGGETIKQLQERAGVKMILIQDASQGQNMDKPLRIIGDPYKVQQAREMVQEILRERDHPGFDRNEYGSQIGGGIEVPVPRHSVGVVIGRSGEMIKKIQNDAGVRIQFKPDDGSGPDKIAHIMGPPDRCEHAASIINDLLQSIRVREEGGGGPPGPPGTGMPPGGRGRGRGPGNWGPPGGEMTFSIPAHKCGLVIGRGGENVKAINQQTGAFVEISRQPPPNGDPNFKLFTIRGSPQQIDHAKQLIEDKIEGPLCPVGPGPGGPGPAGPMGPYNPNPYQPGPPGGPPHGGPPGGQYPQGWGNTYQQWQPHDPSKAAADHNAAWAAYYAQYYQQPAGGAMPGQTPAAQPAAPAPADQSQAAPGAAQPDYTKAWEEYYKKMAPSLADENHLSSLSAAAGGGAAPAAGGAQATGAAAAGQTDYSAAWAEYYRQQAAYYGQTGQAAGQPGGTPQGQQAQ
- the LOC109091942 gene encoding far upstream element-binding protein 2-like isoform X3, whose product is MREIENDWDVRSKSAERQGLFHAQLEQTSTVIGRGGEQINKIQQESGCKVQIAPDSGGLPDRSVSLTGGPEAIQKAKMLLDDIVSRGRGTPPSFHESTNGSGHMQEMIIPAGKAGLIIGKGGETIKQLQERAGVKMILIQDASQGQNMDKPLRIIGDPYKVQQAREMVQEILRERDHPGFDRNEYGSQIGGGIEVPVPRHSVGVVIGRSGEMIKKIQNDAGVRIQFKPDDGSGPDKIAHIMGPPDRCEHAASIINDLLQSIRVREEGGGGPPGPPGTGMPPGGRGRGRGPGNWGPPGGEMTFSIPAHKCGLVIGRGGENVKAINQQTGAFVEISRQPPPNGDPNFKLFTIRGSPQQIDHAKQLIEDKIEGPLCPVGPGPGGPGPAGPMGPYNPNPYQPGPPGGPPHGGPPGGQYPQGWGNTYQQWQPHDPSKAAADHNAAWAAYYAQYYQQPAGGAMPGQTPAAQPAAPAPADQSQAAPGAAQPDYTKAWEEYYKKMAPSLADENHLSSLSAAAGGGAAPAAGGAQATGAAAAGQTDYSAAWAEYYRQQAAYYGQTGQAAGQPGGTPQGQQAQ